The genomic DNA TATAGTATCAGTGAACAAGTAACATACAAAATGGTTATTTGCTTGGTCAAAATTTGATTGGTACCTTACTCCACTGAAGGATTTCTCCATCGTCAAATTGCAAAGTCAATACACCAACAGGATCGAGCTGAATAGATCGACCCCAGAATTTGCTCCTCAGATTGCTGTCTCCCCAGAATTTCCATCCCGTGCCATCACAATGGCATGCCACAACCATAGGATGATGGCTGACCTGACACCAAAACGAATAAGAGGTCTGAATAGCTATAGCTAATGAGTAAGACAGAGAAAAGTGGATTTGCGTGTGGTGAACTGAAACCTTTTCTGAGAAAAATCGAAGGCCTTTGTCTGGATAGTCTGCCTCGTAAGTTTCACCTAACAATGGATTAAAAGGTTTGCACATTCTTCCTTCGGTTGATGCATACCCAGATACAGCAAAAGCAGCTACATTAAGAATCCTCATGAGGCTATTTCCCTGAAAAAGTTCCACGTACTTAGCAGCATTCCATAAGGGTGTTAGATGGGACAAGCGTTCAGATGGTTTACCCTTTTGCCATATTCAAATGCTCGGTCAAGAAGGTATGAATATTCCAAATCCTCAAAACATTTCTGTAAAGAAGATAGTGGCTCGTTGAAGTAAACAGGAAGACAGACTTTTGTTAGATCCTTGCCTATATTGTCTTTGATCATTGACCAAAGGCTaacacttttctctttttcaaccGGATCAGGTAAATTCTTCCTCCTTTTGACACGAGGATAGTTGCATCCAATAGTCTTGATGGAAGGATCAATATCATCTTCTGACTCAAAGCCACCATCATCAGACGAAAATGATGATGTACGAAAACCAGAACCACTACTCTTGAAAGAACTTGAAGAAAGAAAGTCACGTGTATCAAAAAAGGTATTTTCTTCCTCATCATATTCTTCCTCGGCAGCATCACCTCGTTCATTATCATCTTCAGATTCGGTGGCAGTACCTTCTGAGATAAAAAGGAACCAAGTCAAATGCAAACTGGAACCAAGTCAAATGCAGGAATTGTTAGGCTCGAGAATGGGAAGCTGGTAACTCACCACTGAACTTCTCATGTCTTAAATCACTGGAACCTCCATTTTCGGCCTGTCTTTGACTCTCATCTACAACTGTGTTTTCCAGATCTACCTTTTCTGTCTAGAGAACAATacaggaagagcagtttcttaGCAGAACATAGCCGGAAGAGagaacaaataaacaaattttcatACTACTTAACTCTCTAGTAAAGTTAGCAGGATtccaaaaacattataaacaaggATGCGGGATACGATATCcagcaaaatgaacaaaattaacaattttttccTCCAGTAGAACACTGATAGATCATAACAGCCTCTCCAAATCAATACGACCATTGCACACAGATTATAGCAGTAACATGAAATCACAATGAAAGATTTTTAGTAGCTTTTTGTTGTTAAGTTGTAATACCTCCAACTGCCTAAGGGTATCAATGAGAAGCCACTGCTTTTGCTTGAGAAGCACCAGCTGGCTCTGGAGTGCTGAGAACTCAGACTTCATGATTTGCTCACAGTCCTGAATAGCTAACTCACTTACTCCTTCCTCAATCAACCTTAGCCTAAGCTTTTCAGTCGACATGGCCAAATTGTTAGTCGGAGCCATCAATTCACTGTTAGACATCCTTGGAAACATATCTTTGACAGCTAGTAAAGCCTCGACCCAAGTTGTTCGGTCCTCTCTTGTCTCTGCACGCAAGTGAAGCCTCTTGGTGCCAGTGAATATAGAAAACCTCTTATCATCTGATCTACTCTCCCTAACTGAAGAAACCtacaaaggaaaaataaaatcatcatgaataaaaaatagtttcaaTCACAGCGATACCACAGTATGGATATGATTCAATTTGTTGAACCTTGAGATGGACTTCTCCGAATGGCTTGCGCCGGAGTTGGCAACTACTACTGCTTCCACCACGCCTATGATGCCTAGAGATCATACGAGCAGACTCATCTCCGATGACTTTAGATCCTTTCTCAGTTTCAGGACTAACAAAGATCTTATCAGGTCCATGGATTTTATAATAAGAAAGCACACCATCTTGCAACACAAACCACCTAGGTCTCCATCCTCTACCATAGTTCACCCACTTATACAAAATCCCAGCGATTCCATTCCCAACGATATCGTTAATCTTAACATCAACCGGAGGTTCTCTAACCGCCGCCGGCAAAGCCAAAACGCGTTGCCCCAATCGATTCGCGACATCACTCTGGTGATTAAACGAGAGACTATGTATGAGATTGTGATTATCAGATTGAcctgaatgatgatgatgatgatgatgatgatgatgagaagcaGATCGAGTCATAATCGGTTCGGATCTCGCTGAATTAAACGGTGCTGCGGAGGAGGTGGCGTATATAGGTAGAGGCGGTTGTGGCTCCGGTAACGGCGGCATCGAAGGAGAGTGATCGGAGACAGTGGAAACGCAACAGAAGGGATGCATGTGGTGGTAGTAAGAGAAAGTCTTTAAGATGAGAAATCGAATAGATTGAGTCCGTTGGATCCGATGATTGTGCGGCGGATGAAGACGACGGTGGtggagagatgagagagagtaACGTTCatggcagagagagagagatgattttGAGAATTGATGAAGAAAGGGGAGAGAAGGAGAGGTTGTTGAAAAATTTTGGTCAGAGAAGAAAAGCGAAAAGTTCGgtaggagaaagaagaagagtcaccGGAGAGGCCAAACTTTTTTTNGATGAGATTGTGATTATCAGATTGAcctgaatgatgatgatgattataacTCTGAGAAGCAGATCGAGTCATAATCGGTTCGGATCTCGCTGAATTAAACGGTGCTGTTGCGGAGGAGGTAGCGTATATAGGTAGAGGCGGTTGTGGCTCCGGTAACGGCGGCATCGAAGNGGAGGAGGTGGCGTATATAGGTAGAGGCGGTTGTGGCTCCGGTAACGGCGGCATCGAAGGAGAGTGATCGGAGACAGTGGAAACGCAACAGAAGGGATGCATGTGGTGGTGGTAGTAAGAGAAAAAGTCTTTAAGATGAGAAATCGAATAGATTGAGTCCGTTGGATCCGATGATTGTGCGGCGGATGAAGACGACGGTGGtggagagatgagagagagtaACGTTCatggcagagagagagagatgattttGAGAATTGATGAAGAAAGGGGAGAGAAGGAGAGGTTGTTGAAAAATTTTGGTCAGAGAAGAAAAGCGAAAAGTTCGgtaggagaaagaagaagagtcaccGGA from Camelina sativa cultivar DH55 chromosome 2, Cs, whole genome shotgun sequence includes the following:
- the LOC104722097 gene encoding oxysterol-binding protein-related protein 1C isoform X3 encodes the protein MPPLPEPQPPLPIYATSSATAPFNSARSEPIMTRSASQSYNHHHHSGQSDNHNLIHSLSFNHQSDVANRLGQRVLALPAAVREPPVDVKINDIVGNGIAGILYKWVNYGRGWRPRWFVLQDGVLSYYKIHGPDKIFVSPETEKGSKVIGDESARMISRHHRRGGSSSSCQLRRKPFGEVHLKVSSVRESRSDDKRFSIFTGTKRLHLRAETREDRTTWVEALLAVKDMFPRMSNSELMAPTNNLAMSTEKLRLRLIEEGVSELAIQDCEQIMKSEFSALQSQLVLLKQKQWLLIDTLRQLETEKVDLENTVVDESQRQAENGGSSDLRHEKFSEGTATESEDDNERGDAAEEEYDEEENTFFDTRDFLSSSSFKSSGSGFRTSSFSSDDGGFESEDDIDPSIKTIGCNYPRVKRRKNLPDPVEKEKSVSLWSMIKDNIGKDLTKVCLPVYFNEPLSSLQKCFEDLEYSYLLDRAFEYGKRGNSLMRILNVAAFAVSGYASTEGRMCKPFNPLLGETYEADYPDKGLRFFSEKVSHHPMVVACHCDGTGWKFWGDSNLRSKFWGRSIQLDPVGVLTLQFDDGEILQWSKVTTSIYNLILGKLYCDHYGTMRIEGSAEYSCKLKFKEQSIIDRNPHQVHGIVQDKNGKTVATMFGKWDESMHFVTGDCSGKGKLSEAMSGAQLLWKRSKPPGNATKYNLTRFAITLNELTPGLQERLPPTDSRLRPDQRYLENGEFEMANTEKLRLEQRQRQARKMQERGWKPRWFMKEKGSESYRYKGGYWEARENGLWVDCPDIFGHVDSDQQMIE
- the LOC104722097 gene encoding oxysterol-binding protein-related protein 1C isoform X2 — encoded protein: MHPFCCVSTVSDHSPSMPPLPEPQPPLPIYATSSAAPFNSARSEPIMTRSASHHHHHHHHHHSGQSDNHNLIHSLSFNHQSDVANRLGQRVLALPAAVREPPVDVKINDIVGNGIAGILYKWVNYGRGWRPRWFVLQDGVLSYYKIHGPDKIFVSPETEKGSKVIGDESARMISRHHRRGGSSSSCQLRRKPFGEVHLKVSSVRESRSDDKRFSIFTGTKRLHLRAETREDRTTWVEALLAVKDMFPRMSNSELMAPTNNLAMSTEKLRLRLIEEGVSELAIQDCEQIMKSEFSALQSQLVLLKQKQWLLIDTLRQLETEKVDLENTVVDESQRQAENGGSSDLRHEKFSGTATESEDDNERGDAAEEEYDEEENTFFDTRDFLSSSSFKSSGSGFRTSSFSSDDGGFESEDDIDPSIKTIGCNYPRVKRRKNLPDPVEKEKSVSLWSMIKDNIGKDLTKVCLPVYFNEPLSSLQKCFEDLEYSYLLDRAFEYGKRGNSLMRILNVAAFAVSGYASTEGRMCKPFNPLLGETYEADYPDKGLRFFSEKVSHHPMVVACHCDGTGWKFWGDSNLRSKFWGRSIQLDPVGVLTLQFDDGEILQWSKVTTSIYNLILGKLYCDHYGTMRIEGSAEYSCKLKFKEQSIIDRNPHQVHGIVQDKNGKTVATMFGKWDESMHFVTGDCSGKGKLSEAMSGAQLLWKRSKPPGNATKYNLTRFAITLNELTPGLQERLPPTDSRLRPDQRYLENGEFEMANTEKLRLEQRQRQARKMQERGWKPRWFMKEKGSESYRYKGGYWEARENGLWVDCPDIFGHVDSDQQMIE
- the LOC104722097 gene encoding oxysterol-binding protein-related protein 1C isoform X1 is translated as MHPFCCVSTVSDHSPSMPPLPEPQPPLPIYATSSAAPFNSARSEPIMTRSASHHHHHHHHHHSGQSDNHNLIHSLSFNHQSDVANRLGQRVLALPAAVREPPVDVKINDIVGNGIAGILYKWVNYGRGWRPRWFVLQDGVLSYYKIHGPDKIFVSPETEKGSKVIGDESARMISRHHRRGGSSSSCQLRRKPFGEVHLKVSSVRESRSDDKRFSIFTGTKRLHLRAETREDRTTWVEALLAVKDMFPRMSNSELMAPTNNLAMSTEKLRLRLIEEGVSELAIQDCEQIMKSEFSALQSQLVLLKQKQWLLIDTLRQLETEKVDLENTVVDESQRQAENGGSSDLRHEKFSEGTATESEDDNERGDAAEEEYDEEENTFFDTRDFLSSSSFKSSGSGFRTSSFSSDDGGFESEDDIDPSIKTIGCNYPRVKRRKNLPDPVEKEKSVSLWSMIKDNIGKDLTKVCLPVYFNEPLSSLQKCFEDLEYSYLLDRAFEYGKRGNSLMRILNVAAFAVSGYASTEGRMCKPFNPLLGETYEADYPDKGLRFFSEKVSHHPMVVACHCDGTGWKFWGDSNLRSKFWGRSIQLDPVGVLTLQFDDGEILQWSKVTTSIYNLILGKLYCDHYGTMRIEGSAEYSCKLKFKEQSIIDRNPHQVHGIVQDKNGKTVATMFGKWDESMHFVTGDCSGKGKLSEAMSGAQLLWKRSKPPGNATKYNLTRFAITLNELTPGLQERLPPTDSRLRPDQRYLENGEFEMANTEKLRLEQRQRQARKMQERGWKPRWFMKEKGSESYRYKGGYWEARENGLWVDCPDIFGHVDSDQQMIE